Proteins encoded together in one Cellulomonas gilvus ATCC 13127 window:
- a CDS encoding ATP-binding cassette domain-containing protein — protein MSAPPVVELEAVVVEYPTGAEPVRAVDGVTLAVQPGSSTAVVGRSGSGKSSLVAVMGLMRSPTSGHVRVEGRAVDSARVRHAVRAGTIAMVFQSFHLETHLSVTENVMLQWFVTRSDESRRSARQRAADAADLVGLGHAAARRVSDLSGGERQRVAIARALFARPRLLIADEPTGNLDETNAELVCSLLYAAPAQTGAAVVVVTHDPVVAAGADRTVRIVRGRLAASPQDVG, from the coding sequence GTGAGCGCGCCCCCGGTGGTCGAGCTCGAAGCCGTCGTGGTCGAGTACCCGACCGGTGCCGAGCCCGTCCGGGCCGTCGACGGTGTGACTCTCGCGGTGCAGCCGGGGTCCTCGACCGCCGTCGTCGGCCGGTCCGGCAGCGGGAAGTCCTCACTGGTCGCGGTCATGGGCCTCATGCGGTCCCCGACGTCGGGGCACGTGCGCGTCGAGGGCCGGGCCGTGGACTCCGCCCGTGTCCGGCACGCGGTGCGGGCCGGCACGATCGCCATGGTCTTCCAGTCCTTCCACCTCGAGACGCATCTCAGCGTGACCGAGAACGTCATGCTCCAGTGGTTCGTCACCCGCAGCGACGAGTCGCGCCGGTCAGCGCGGCAGCGCGCGGCGGACGCCGCTGACCTCGTCGGACTGGGTCATGCCGCGGCGCGGCGGGTGAGCGACCTGTCCGGCGGCGAGCGCCAACGAGTCGCGATCGCGCGGGCCCTGTTCGCCCGCCCGCGTCTCCTGATCGCCGACGAGCCGACGGGCAACCTCGACGAGACCAACGCCGAGCTGGTGTGCTCGCTGCTGTACGCCGCGCCCGCGCAGACGGGCGCGGCGGTCGTCGTCGTGACGCACGACCCCGTCGTCGCCGCCGGCGCCGACCGCACCGTCCGCATCGTGCGCGGCCGGCTCGCCGCGTCCCCGCAGGACGTCGGGTGA